In Canis lupus familiaris isolate Mischka breed German Shepherd chromosome 9, alternate assembly UU_Cfam_GSD_1.0, whole genome shotgun sequence, a single window of DNA contains:
- the SCARF1 gene encoding scavenger receptor class F member 1 isoform X2: MERRGSHSHPVLLPVPSILGHLPAPSRLRPAPTAPTLPSPQLSFSSGVWSSQHPPTRPFREVPHGSPPPSHWFPQERPWKEAGRGDGSRGGQTNRSPLAGLAAMGLRLLPLLLLWTQGTQGSKLDPNGQHVCMASSPSAELQCCPGWRQKDQECTIPICEGPDACQEDEVCVKPGLCRCKPGFFGAQCNSRCPGQYWGPDCREICACHPHGQCEPATGVCHCQADRWGGRCEFACTCGPHGRCDPATGACRCEPGWWSPTCRRPCQCNPAAARCDQTDGSCRCEPGWWGRRCSFRCACHGSPCAQESGRCACRPGWWGPECRLPCECVRGRCSAASGQCACPPGYRGARCELPCRAGSYGPHCRDSCGHCKQKEPCSADTGSCESCEPGWNGTQCHQPCPPGTFGENCRQQCPHCQRGEACQPDTGHCWRCDPGWLGPRCEDPCPIGTFGEGCSSTCPTCVQGSCDAVTGECVCNTGYWGPSCNTSCPSGFYGNNCSIPCECPEGPCNSVSGTCQLGPHGQDATLIAGILVPLLLLLLGIIFCACCCWAARLDPKDRPASDRAAMSRMKLQVWGALSSLGSALPCGSFGSHKLPWVTGWASDDSFSSDPESGEDESPAYCMPPQEGMVTVAHGEFPEASLPEGPVPPPEDASTPFPIPRTSSLARAKRPSVSFAEGTKFAPQSRRSSGEISSPLRKPKRLPRGAQLGPESQEAEESMGSEKAEMDETLPGAASPRDSATGRRRLPTLGGWTVAERVEAIEGSVLEGSGSVTTIYMLAGTPQLSEGPVRSVLRRFGSFQKGQAEPKVKSAIPKPPRRALSRNKGSPGLASGSAIQSPSLAPNDELTRPLESAGTGPEEVARGLGDGSKSSGRAQELAPEGGSQEQDPQKLADEEGQEEPQYENVAPISGPPAP, translated from the exons ATGGAAAGACGTGGCTCCCACTCTCACCCTGTACTTTTGCCTGTCCCCAGTATCCTGGGACATCTTCCTGCCCCCTCCAGACTGAGACCAGCCCCTACAGCCCCCACTCTGCCTTCACCACAGCTTTCCTTTTCATCTGGTGTCTGGTCTTCCCAGCACCCACCTACCCGCCCTTTTAGGGAGGTGCCGCATGGCAGCCCGCCCCCTTCACACTGGTTTCCTCAGGAAAGGCCTtggaaggaagcagggaggggggatgggagCCGTGGGGGCCAGACTAACAGGAGCCCTCTCGCTGGACTGGCCGCCATGGGACTGAGGCTGCTCCCACTGTTGCTGCTCTGGACACAGGGGACCCAAGGGTCCAAGCTGGACCCCAATGGACAACATGTCTGCATGGCCAGCAG CCCCTCTGCTGAGCTCCAGTGCTGCCCAGGCTGGAGGCAGAAAGATCAAGAATGCACTATCC CCATATGTGAGGGGCCAGATGCCTGCCAGGAAGATGAAGTATGTGTGAAACCGGGCCTCTGTCGATGCAAACCTGGATTCTTCGGGGCCCAATGCAACTCCC GCTGCCCGGGCCAGTACTGGGGCCCCGACTGCCGTGAGATCTGTGCCTGCCACCCCCATGGCCAGTGCGAGCCGGCCACGGGCGTGTGTCACTGCCAAGCGGACCGCTGGGGCGGCCGTTGCGAGTTCGCGTGCACCTGCGGCCCCCACGGGCGCTGCGACCCCGCGACGGGCGCGTGCCGCTGCGAGCCCGGCTGGTGGTCGCCCACCTGCCGCCGTCCGTGCCAGTGCAACCCTGCGGCGGCGCGCTGCGATCAGACCGACGGCTCCTGCCGCTGCGAGCCGGGCTGGTGGGGCCGCCGCTGCAGCTTCCGCTGCGCCTGCCACGGCTCGCCGTGCGCGCAGGAGAGCGGCCGCTGCGCCTGCCGGCCCGGCTGGTGGGGCCCCGAGTGCCGGCTGCCGTGCGAGTGCGTGCGTGGCCGCTGCAGCGCCGCCTCCGGCCAGTGCGCCTGCCCGCCCGGCTACCGCGGCGCCCGCTGCGAGCTGCCCTGCCGCGCCGGCAGCTACGGGCCTCACTGCCGCGACAG CTGTGGCCACTGCAAGCAGAAGGAGCCATGCTCTGCAGACACAGGCAGCTGTGAGTCCTGCGAGCCAGGCTGGAATGGGACCCAGTGCCATCAGCCCTGCCCACCTGGCACCTTTGGCGAGAACTGCCGGCAGCAGTGCCCCCACTGCCAGCGTGGGGAGGCCTGTCAGCCAGACACTGGGCACTGCTGGCGTTGTGATCCTGGGTGGCTGGGGCCCAG GTGTGAAGACCCCTGCCCGATTGGCACCTTTGGGGAGGGCTGTAGCTCTACCTGCCCCACCTGTGTTCAGGGGTCCTGTGATGCTGTGACTGGGGAGTGTGTCTGCAACACTGGCTACTGGGGACCCAG CTGCAACACTTCATGCCCATCTGGCTTCTATGGCAACAACTGTTCTATTCCTTGTGAATGCCCAGAGGGACCCTGCAATTCTGTCTCTGGGACCTGCCAGCTGG GGCCTCATGGTCAGGATGCCACCCTCATCGCAGGCATCCTTgtgcctctgctgctgctcctcctgggcATCATCTTCTgtgcctgctgctgctgggctgCCCGGTTGGACCCCAAGGACAG GCCAGCAAGTGACAGAGCTGCTATGTCCAGGATGAAGCTGCAGGTCTGGGGAGCACTGAGCAGCCTTGGCTCGGCGTTGCCCTGTGGTTCCTTTGGCAGCCACAAGCTTCCCTGGGTGACAG GCTGGGCCTCAGACGACTCCTTCTCTTCTGATCCTGAGTCTGGAGAGGACGAGAGCCCTGCCTACTGCATGCCACCCCAAGAAG GGATGGTCACTGTGGCCCACGGAGAGTTTCCAGAGGCCAGCCTGCCTGAAGGTCCCGTCCCTCCTCCTGAGGACGCCTCCACACCATTTCCCATCCCGCGGACTTCCAGCCTAGCACGGGCCAAGCGGCCATCAGTCTCCTTTGCCGAAGGCACGAAGTTTGCACCACAGAGTCGCCGAAGCTCAGGGGAGATCTCCAGTCCTCTCCGAAAGCCCAAGCGGCTCCCCCGGGGGGCCCAGCTGGGTCCTGAAAGCCAGGAGGCTGAGGAGTCCATGGGCTCAGAGAAAGCAGAAATGGATGAGACCCTTCCTGGTGCTGCCAGCCCCAGGGATTCAGCCactggccgccgccgcctccccacGCTTGGTGGCTGGACAGTGGCTGAGCGAGTGGAAGCCATTGAGGGCAGTGTCCTGGAGGGCTCAGGCTCCGTGACCACGATCTATATGTTGGCAGGGACACCCCAGTTATCTGAGGGACCTGTCCGGTCTGTTCTCCGACGTTTTGGTAGCTTCCAGAAAGGCCAGGCAGAGCCCAAGGTCAAGAGTGCCATTCCTAAGCCTCCACGCCGGGCCCTTAGTcgaaataagggcagccccgggcTGGCCTCTGGCTCTGCCATTCAGAGTCCCAGCTTAGCCCCGAATGATGAGCTCACTAGGCCCTTGGAGTCTGCTGGAACTGGGCCAGAGGAAGTGGCCAGGGGGCTAGGGGATGGCAGCAAGAGCTCAGGGAGGGCCCAGGAGCTGGCCCCTGAGGGTGGCTCCCAAGAGCAGGATCCCCAGAAGCTGGCGGatgaggaagggcaggaggaacCCCAGTATGAGAATGTTGCACCCATCTCTGGGCCACCAGCACCCTGA
- the SCARF1 gene encoding scavenger receptor class F member 1 isoform X1: protein MERRGSHSHPVLLPVPSILGHLPAPSRLRPAPTAPTLPSPQLSFSSGVWSSQHPPTRPFREVPHGSPPPSHWFPQERPWKEAGRGDGSRGGQTNRSPLAGLAAMGLRLLPLLLLWTQGTQGSKLDPNGQHVCMASSPSAELQCCPGWRQKDQECTIPICEGPDACQEDEVCVKPGLCRCKPGFFGAQCNSRCPGQYWGPDCREICACHPHGQCEPATGVCHCQADRWGGRCEFACTCGPHGRCDPATGACRCEPGWWSPTCRRPCQCNPAAARCDQTDGSCRCEPGWWGRRCSFRCACHGSPCAQESGRCACRPGWWGPECRLPCECVRGRCSAASGQCACPPGYRGARCELPCRAGSYGPHCRDSCGHCKQKEPCSADTGSCESCEPGWNGTQCHQPCPPGTFGENCRQQCPHCQRGEACQPDTGHCWRCDPGWLGPRCEDPCPIGTFGEGCSSTCPTCVQGSCDAVTGECVCNTGYWGPSCNTSCPSGFYGNNCSIPCECPEGPCNSVSGTCQLGPHGQDATLIAGILVPLLLLLLGIIFCACCCWAARLDPKDRPASDRAAMSRMKLQVWGALSSLGSALPCGSFGSHKLPWVTVSHHDPEIPFNHSFIEPPSAGWASDDSFSSDPESGEDESPAYCMPPQEGMVTVAHGEFPEASLPEGPVPPPEDASTPFPIPRTSSLARAKRPSVSFAEGTKFAPQSRRSSGEISSPLRKPKRLPRGAQLGPESQEAEESMGSEKAEMDETLPGAASPRDSATGRRRLPTLGGWTVAERVEAIEGSVLEGSGSVTTIYMLAGTPQLSEGPVRSVLRRFGSFQKGQAEPKVKSAIPKPPRRALSRNKGSPGLASGSAIQSPSLAPNDELTRPLESAGTGPEEVARGLGDGSKSSGRAQELAPEGGSQEQDPQKLADEEGQEEPQYENVAPISGPPAP, encoded by the exons ATGGAAAGACGTGGCTCCCACTCTCACCCTGTACTTTTGCCTGTCCCCAGTATCCTGGGACATCTTCCTGCCCCCTCCAGACTGAGACCAGCCCCTACAGCCCCCACTCTGCCTTCACCACAGCTTTCCTTTTCATCTGGTGTCTGGTCTTCCCAGCACCCACCTACCCGCCCTTTTAGGGAGGTGCCGCATGGCAGCCCGCCCCCTTCACACTGGTTTCCTCAGGAAAGGCCTtggaaggaagcagggaggggggatgggagCCGTGGGGGCCAGACTAACAGGAGCCCTCTCGCTGGACTGGCCGCCATGGGACTGAGGCTGCTCCCACTGTTGCTGCTCTGGACACAGGGGACCCAAGGGTCCAAGCTGGACCCCAATGGACAACATGTCTGCATGGCCAGCAG CCCCTCTGCTGAGCTCCAGTGCTGCCCAGGCTGGAGGCAGAAAGATCAAGAATGCACTATCC CCATATGTGAGGGGCCAGATGCCTGCCAGGAAGATGAAGTATGTGTGAAACCGGGCCTCTGTCGATGCAAACCTGGATTCTTCGGGGCCCAATGCAACTCCC GCTGCCCGGGCCAGTACTGGGGCCCCGACTGCCGTGAGATCTGTGCCTGCCACCCCCATGGCCAGTGCGAGCCGGCCACGGGCGTGTGTCACTGCCAAGCGGACCGCTGGGGCGGCCGTTGCGAGTTCGCGTGCACCTGCGGCCCCCACGGGCGCTGCGACCCCGCGACGGGCGCGTGCCGCTGCGAGCCCGGCTGGTGGTCGCCCACCTGCCGCCGTCCGTGCCAGTGCAACCCTGCGGCGGCGCGCTGCGATCAGACCGACGGCTCCTGCCGCTGCGAGCCGGGCTGGTGGGGCCGCCGCTGCAGCTTCCGCTGCGCCTGCCACGGCTCGCCGTGCGCGCAGGAGAGCGGCCGCTGCGCCTGCCGGCCCGGCTGGTGGGGCCCCGAGTGCCGGCTGCCGTGCGAGTGCGTGCGTGGCCGCTGCAGCGCCGCCTCCGGCCAGTGCGCCTGCCCGCCCGGCTACCGCGGCGCCCGCTGCGAGCTGCCCTGCCGCGCCGGCAGCTACGGGCCTCACTGCCGCGACAG CTGTGGCCACTGCAAGCAGAAGGAGCCATGCTCTGCAGACACAGGCAGCTGTGAGTCCTGCGAGCCAGGCTGGAATGGGACCCAGTGCCATCAGCCCTGCCCACCTGGCACCTTTGGCGAGAACTGCCGGCAGCAGTGCCCCCACTGCCAGCGTGGGGAGGCCTGTCAGCCAGACACTGGGCACTGCTGGCGTTGTGATCCTGGGTGGCTGGGGCCCAG GTGTGAAGACCCCTGCCCGATTGGCACCTTTGGGGAGGGCTGTAGCTCTACCTGCCCCACCTGTGTTCAGGGGTCCTGTGATGCTGTGACTGGGGAGTGTGTCTGCAACACTGGCTACTGGGGACCCAG CTGCAACACTTCATGCCCATCTGGCTTCTATGGCAACAACTGTTCTATTCCTTGTGAATGCCCAGAGGGACCCTGCAATTCTGTCTCTGGGACCTGCCAGCTGG GGCCTCATGGTCAGGATGCCACCCTCATCGCAGGCATCCTTgtgcctctgctgctgctcctcctgggcATCATCTTCTgtgcctgctgctgctgggctgCCCGGTTGGACCCCAAGGACAG GCCAGCAAGTGACAGAGCTGCTATGTCCAGGATGAAGCTGCAGGTCTGGGGAGCACTGAGCAGCCTTGGCTCGGCGTTGCCCTGTGGTTCCTTTGGCAGCCACAAGCTTCCCTGGGTGACAG TCTCACACCACGACCCGGAGATCCCCTTCAACCACAGCTTCATTGAGCCGCCCTCTGCAGGCTGGGCCTCAGACGACTCCTTCTCTTCTGATCCTGAGTCTGGAGAGGACGAGAGCCCTGCCTACTGCATGCCACCCCAAGAAG GGATGGTCACTGTGGCCCACGGAGAGTTTCCAGAGGCCAGCCTGCCTGAAGGTCCCGTCCCTCCTCCTGAGGACGCCTCCACACCATTTCCCATCCCGCGGACTTCCAGCCTAGCACGGGCCAAGCGGCCATCAGTCTCCTTTGCCGAAGGCACGAAGTTTGCACCACAGAGTCGCCGAAGCTCAGGGGAGATCTCCAGTCCTCTCCGAAAGCCCAAGCGGCTCCCCCGGGGGGCCCAGCTGGGTCCTGAAAGCCAGGAGGCTGAGGAGTCCATGGGCTCAGAGAAAGCAGAAATGGATGAGACCCTTCCTGGTGCTGCCAGCCCCAGGGATTCAGCCactggccgccgccgcctccccacGCTTGGTGGCTGGACAGTGGCTGAGCGAGTGGAAGCCATTGAGGGCAGTGTCCTGGAGGGCTCAGGCTCCGTGACCACGATCTATATGTTGGCAGGGACACCCCAGTTATCTGAGGGACCTGTCCGGTCTGTTCTCCGACGTTTTGGTAGCTTCCAGAAAGGCCAGGCAGAGCCCAAGGTCAAGAGTGCCATTCCTAAGCCTCCACGCCGGGCCCTTAGTcgaaataagggcagccccgggcTGGCCTCTGGCTCTGCCATTCAGAGTCCCAGCTTAGCCCCGAATGATGAGCTCACTAGGCCCTTGGAGTCTGCTGGAACTGGGCCAGAGGAAGTGGCCAGGGGGCTAGGGGATGGCAGCAAGAGCTCAGGGAGGGCCCAGGAGCTGGCCCCTGAGGGTGGCTCCCAAGAGCAGGATCCCCAGAAGCTGGCGGatgaggaagggcaggaggaacCCCAGTATGAGAATGTTGCACCCATCTCTGGGCCACCAGCACCCTGA
- the SCARF1 gene encoding scavenger receptor class F member 1 isoform X3 codes for MERRGSHSHPVLLPVPSILGHLPAPSRLRPAPTAPTLPSPQLSFSSGVWSSQHPPTRPFREVPHGSPPPSHWFPQERPWKEAGRGDGSRGGQTNRSPLAGLAAMGLRLLPLLLLWTQGTQGSKLDPNGQHVCMASSPSAELQCCPGWRQKDQECTIPICEGPDACQEDEVCVKPGLCRCKPGFFGAQCNSRCPGQYWGPDCREICACHPHGQCEPATGVCHCQADRWGGRCEFACTCGPHGRCDPATGACRCEPGWWSPTCRRPCQCNPAAARCDQTDGSCRCEPGWWGRRCSFRCACHGSPCAQESGRCACRPGWWGPECRLPCECVRGRCSAASGQCACPPGYRGARCELPCRAGSYGPHCRDSCGHCKQKEPCSADTGSCESCEPGWNGTQCHQPCPPGTFGENCRQQCPHCQRGEACQPDTGHCWRCDPGWLGPRCEDPCPIGTFGEGCSSTCPTCVQGSCDAVTGECVCNTGYWGPSCNTSCPSGFYGNNCSIPCECPEGPCNSVSGTCQLGPHGQDATLIAGILVPLLLLLLGIIFCACCCWAARLDPKDRPASDRAAMSRMKLQVWGALSSLGSALPCGSFGSHKLPWVTASLSRPLQAGPQTTPSLLILSLERTRALPTACHPKKGWSLWPTESFQRPACLKVPSLLLRTPPHHFPSRGLPA; via the exons ATGGAAAGACGTGGCTCCCACTCTCACCCTGTACTTTTGCCTGTCCCCAGTATCCTGGGACATCTTCCTGCCCCCTCCAGACTGAGACCAGCCCCTACAGCCCCCACTCTGCCTTCACCACAGCTTTCCTTTTCATCTGGTGTCTGGTCTTCCCAGCACCCACCTACCCGCCCTTTTAGGGAGGTGCCGCATGGCAGCCCGCCCCCTTCACACTGGTTTCCTCAGGAAAGGCCTtggaaggaagcagggaggggggatgggagCCGTGGGGGCCAGACTAACAGGAGCCCTCTCGCTGGACTGGCCGCCATGGGACTGAGGCTGCTCCCACTGTTGCTGCTCTGGACACAGGGGACCCAAGGGTCCAAGCTGGACCCCAATGGACAACATGTCTGCATGGCCAGCAG CCCCTCTGCTGAGCTCCAGTGCTGCCCAGGCTGGAGGCAGAAAGATCAAGAATGCACTATCC CCATATGTGAGGGGCCAGATGCCTGCCAGGAAGATGAAGTATGTGTGAAACCGGGCCTCTGTCGATGCAAACCTGGATTCTTCGGGGCCCAATGCAACTCCC GCTGCCCGGGCCAGTACTGGGGCCCCGACTGCCGTGAGATCTGTGCCTGCCACCCCCATGGCCAGTGCGAGCCGGCCACGGGCGTGTGTCACTGCCAAGCGGACCGCTGGGGCGGCCGTTGCGAGTTCGCGTGCACCTGCGGCCCCCACGGGCGCTGCGACCCCGCGACGGGCGCGTGCCGCTGCGAGCCCGGCTGGTGGTCGCCCACCTGCCGCCGTCCGTGCCAGTGCAACCCTGCGGCGGCGCGCTGCGATCAGACCGACGGCTCCTGCCGCTGCGAGCCGGGCTGGTGGGGCCGCCGCTGCAGCTTCCGCTGCGCCTGCCACGGCTCGCCGTGCGCGCAGGAGAGCGGCCGCTGCGCCTGCCGGCCCGGCTGGTGGGGCCCCGAGTGCCGGCTGCCGTGCGAGTGCGTGCGTGGCCGCTGCAGCGCCGCCTCCGGCCAGTGCGCCTGCCCGCCCGGCTACCGCGGCGCCCGCTGCGAGCTGCCCTGCCGCGCCGGCAGCTACGGGCCTCACTGCCGCGACAG CTGTGGCCACTGCAAGCAGAAGGAGCCATGCTCTGCAGACACAGGCAGCTGTGAGTCCTGCGAGCCAGGCTGGAATGGGACCCAGTGCCATCAGCCCTGCCCACCTGGCACCTTTGGCGAGAACTGCCGGCAGCAGTGCCCCCACTGCCAGCGTGGGGAGGCCTGTCAGCCAGACACTGGGCACTGCTGGCGTTGTGATCCTGGGTGGCTGGGGCCCAG GTGTGAAGACCCCTGCCCGATTGGCACCTTTGGGGAGGGCTGTAGCTCTACCTGCCCCACCTGTGTTCAGGGGTCCTGTGATGCTGTGACTGGGGAGTGTGTCTGCAACACTGGCTACTGGGGACCCAG CTGCAACACTTCATGCCCATCTGGCTTCTATGGCAACAACTGTTCTATTCCTTGTGAATGCCCAGAGGGACCCTGCAATTCTGTCTCTGGGACCTGCCAGCTGG GGCCTCATGGTCAGGATGCCACCCTCATCGCAGGCATCCTTgtgcctctgctgctgctcctcctgggcATCATCTTCTgtgcctgctgctgctgggctgCCCGGTTGGACCCCAAGGACAG GCCAGCAAGTGACAGAGCTGCTATGTCCAGGATGAAGCTGCAGGTCTGGGGAGCACTGAGCAGCCTTGGCTCGGCGTTGCCCTGTGGTTCCTTTGGCAGCCACAAGCTTCCCTGGGTGACAG CTTCATTGAGCCGCCCTCTGCAGGCTGGGCCTCAGACGACTCCTTCTCTTCTGATCCTGAGTCTGGAGAGGACGAGAGCCCTGCCTACTGCATGCCACCCCAAGAAG GGATGGTCACTGTGGCCCACGGAGAGTTTCCAGAGGCCAGCCTGCCTGAAGGTCCCGTCCCTCCTCCTGAGGACGCCTCCACACCATTTCCCATCCCGCGGACTTCCAGCCTAG